The Salvia miltiorrhiza cultivar Shanhuang (shh) chromosome 1, IMPLAD_Smil_shh, whole genome shotgun sequence genome has a window encoding:
- the LOC131025716 gene encoding cytochrome P450 71AP13-like → MEEKNQNPMNLFQQLMDEGYLLPILTALIFLSLSSLSLKLVSKSTTTTLPGPPKLPIIGNLHQLGKHPHLSLFSLARKYGPLFHLQLGEISTVVLSSAAAAKEAMKTHDLALATRPEIFAAKALFYNCTDIAFAPYGPHWRNVRKLCTLQLLSAKRVQSFAFVREEEASRLAARVSGSAAAVVDLSKLLNLYANDVLCRIVFGKDFSGGGGEYEKFGFKEMLDEYQELLGGFSMGDFFPSMEFLHKLTGHRARVDLAFQRFDKLFSDVIEERERMSCREGQNRDFVDILLELQKNGDGEIPLNMDNVKAILLDMFAAGTDTTFISLDWSMTELLTHPKILQKVQSEVRNVVGAKQLVSEAHLPHLHYMKALIKEVWRLHPPAPVLLPRESMAEIAINGHTIPAKTRVFINAWAVGRDPECWENPDEFEPERFLNSEIDFRGQDFELIPFGAGRRSCPAITFGAATVEMGLAQLLHSFDWELPPRVQPHHLDMTEVFGITMHRKSPLLVVAKPHFSEFHNSHT, encoded by the exons atggaagagaagaatcagaacCCAATGAATCTATTCCAGCAGCTGATGGATGAAGGCTaccttcttcccatactaaccGCGCtaatcttcctctctctctcctctctctctctcaaacttgtCTCCAAATCCACAACTACAACTCTACCGGGCCCTCCGAAACTGCCCATCATCGGCAACCTCCACCAGCTGGGCAAGCACCcccacctctctctcttctctctagCCCGGAAATACGGCCCGCTCTTCCACCTCCAGCTCGGCGAGATCTCCACCGTCGTCCTCTCATCAGCGGCCGCGGCTAAGGAAGCCATGAAAACCCACGACCTCGCCCTCGCGACCCGACCCGAGATCTTCGCCGCCAAAGCCCTCTTCTACAACTGCACCGACATCGCCTTCGCCCCCTACGGCCCCCATTGGAGAAACGTCAGGAAGCTCTGCACGCTCCAGCTGCTCAGCGCCAAGAGGGTCCAATCGTTTGCCTTCGTTAGGGAGGAAGAGGCTTCTAGACTCGCCGCCCGCGTGTCgggctccgccgccgccgttgtCGACTTGTCGAAGCTGCTCAATCTGTACGCCAACGACGTCCTCTGCCGCATCGTTTTCGGCAAGGATTTCTCCGGCGGCGGAGGAGAGTATGAGAAGTTTGGGTTTAAAGAGATGCTTGATGAGTATCAAGAATTGCTTGGAGGGTTTTCCATGGGAGATTTCTTCCCATCGATGGAGTTTTTGCACAAGCTGACGGGGCATAGGGCTAGAGTTGATCTAGCTTTCCAGCGTTTTGATAAGCTTTTTAGTGATGTGATTGAGGAGAGGGAGAGGATGAGTTGCAGAGAAGGGCAAAACAGGGATTTTGTGGATATTTTGCTTGAGTTGCAGAAGAATGGAGATGGTGAGATTCCTCTCAACATGGATAATGTCAAAGCTATCCTCTTG GACATGTTTGCAGCAGGAACAGACACAACATTCATAAGCTTGGACTGGAGCATGACAGAGCTGCTAACCCATCCCAAAATCCTCCAAAAGGTCCAGTCCGAGGTCAGAAACGTAGTCGGAGCAAAACAGTTGGTGTCTGAAGCCCATCTCCCTCACCTCCACTACATGAAAGCCCTCATCAAAGAAGTCTGGAGATTGCACCCCCCCGCGCCGGTCCTTCTCCCGCGTGAATCCATGGCCGAAATCGCCATCAACGGCCACACCATCCCTGCTAAAACGCGCGTCTTCATCAACGCGTGGGCCGTAGGCAGGGACCCCGAGTGCTGGGAGAATCCAGACGAGTTTGAGCCAGAGAGATTCTTGAATTCGGAGATCGATTTTAGGGGCCAAGATTTCGAGCTGATCCCGTTCGGAGCGGGAAGAAGAAGCTGCCCTGCGATAACGTTCGGGGCGGCAACTGTGGAGATGGGATTGGCGCAGCTTCTTCACAGTTTTGATTGGGAGCTGCCGCCGCGGGTTCAGCCCCATCATCTTGACATGACCGAAGTTTTCGGCATCACAATGCACCGGAAATCGCCTCTCCTCGTCGTTGCCAAACCGCATTTTTCTGAATTCCACAACTCACATACCTGA